The genomic interval GAATTCCGTCATTGTCGTAAACATACACCTTACCATCCCAAAGTGCTCCGTTTTTAAATTCTCCGTCTTGAGAGATTTCACCGTCGCTGTTATATACTTTGTTATACCCATTTGGTGCCCATTTCACTCCTTGTGTTTTAGGAGCTCCAACAATAGCTGGTGCCTTTTCTTTGGAATCATTTGGGTCTTTTACTTTAATCATTGGGTGAACAGGCTCTTTTTCTACAGTATTAGTAACAGTTCCTGTCCCATCAAAATAAGTAATTTTCTTTACATCTCCATTTTCATAATAATCAGTAGATTTTCCTGTAACCACACCATTATTAGAGTTGTATTCTTTTTCTAATTGTCCATTCGGATAATAGTAACTGATTTTTCCATTTTCTTTACCTGTAGCAGTATAGAATCCTGCGAATGCCACAGTTCCATTTTCATAGTAACGAATCAAAGAATCTTTGTAACCTGCTTTATCAATACTTCCCTTTTCTTTTACTTGACCATTTGGCCAAAATCGAGTATATTCTCCCTTTGGGCGGTGATGTTCATAAGTTCCTTTGAGTGCGGGAGTAGTTCCATCTAGATGATATTTAATCCAAATACCTTCTTTGCGGTCATCAATGAATTTTCCTTCTTCAACTTTGCCACTTGCGGGTACGCCAGAATCAGGACGGTCTTTACCGTAGTAAATCCACTTACCTTGCTTTTTACCGTTTGCATCCGTAACATTTAACTTACCATCTTGATCCGTAATAGGGGATGCTTCGACAACCGTAAATAGTAACAGGAAAAAAACAATGAGTCCGACTTGTTTATATTTCCACATGTTTTGAATAAGTTTTGTAGCGCATTCTAAAGATAGAATTATTTTGTTATAGTTGCCTGAATACTATCAAAATTTCGCTGAAGTCCTTTTTTTTTTCGATTAATATTGAATGGAATAGATTTTTTTACCTGAATCACAGGTTATTTAACATTTCCATTGTTGTTTTGTCCAAATCATAACTTTCTTTCCATCCCCAATTTTCTCGCGCATACGAGTCATCAATAGATGCTGGCCATGAATCTGCAATTGCTTGCCGAAAATCTGGCTGGTATTCAATTGAAAATGAAGGAATTATTTTTTTTATTGTCTCAAAAATTTGCTTTGGCGTAAAGCTTAAAGCGGATAGATTATAACTAGAACGAATTTTAACTTGTTCTTTTGGAGCTTCCATCAATTCAATCGTTGCACGAATTGCGTCGTCCATAAACATCATTGGAAGTGCGGTATCCTCTTTTAAGAAACAAGTGAAGTGCTCTCCAGCTTTTGCTTTGTAATAAATGTCAACTGCATAATCGGTTGTTCCTCCTCCAGGTAAACTTTTGTAAGAGATTAATCCAGGGTAGCGAATACTGCGAACGTCAACCCCAAATTTATTGAAGTAATATTCACACCATCTTTCTCCAGCTTGCTTCGAAATCCCGTAAACAGTGCTTGGTTCCATTACGGTATATTGCGGCGTTTTAATCCTTGGAGTTGTTGGCCCAAAAACAGCAATCGATGATGGCCAGAAAATTTTAGAAATATGTCCTTCTTTTGCAAGATCCAAAATAATAAACAAACTTTCCATGTTTAGTTTCCAAGCAAAATCTGGATTTTTCTCTGCAGTTGCAGAAAGTAGAGCTGCTAAAAGATAAACATCTGAAAATTTTTGATCAATGATATATGAGCGAACACTTTCTTTATTTAAAGCATCTAGTTGAATATATGGTCCATTAGAAAGATTTTCCGGACAAGCGTCTTTCAAATCAGCTGCAACAACATTTTCAGAGCCAAATTTTTCACGAAGTGTAAGAACTAACTCGGTTCCAATTTGTCCACAAGAACCTAAAACTAGGATTTTTTTCATGGGGTGTTATTTGTGCGCAAATGTAGTATTTTTTCCTTCCGATAAACGATTTAGTTATTAACGAAAAACTGACAATTCTCATTTTTTATGCTTTATGGTATGGTTAATTTTGTGTATCTTTCAGATACTGTATGATTGTGATTTGCAGTGAAACCTTACTGTTTCAGGTTTTAAAATTTTGAGCAAGGTAATTTGTTCTTTTGTTAATATTTAAAGTAAATTGTTTAAAAAATGCCTTTTTATTCTAGTTTAGGGAGAATACCTCCTAAAAGACATACGCAATTCCGAAAGGAATCAGGAGAACTGTACTACGAACAGTTATTTGGTACGGAAGGATTTCACGGATTTTCGTCCTTGTTATATCACGTTCACCGTCCAACAATGGTGAAATCTGTAAAGGAATTGAAAGATTTGACACCTGTTCCCGCTGTTAATAAAAATATCACTTCACGCATGTTGAAGGGATTCAATGTGACTCCCAAAGACGATTTTTTAGAATCTCGTGAAATTGTTCTATTTAATAACGACTTAAACATTGCACTTGCAGCTCCTAAAAAATCAATGACTACGTACTTCTATAAAAATGCAGATGCAGATGAAGTCATTTTCATTCATGAAGGAACTGGAACCTTGAGAACAATGTTGGGAAATATCCCGTTTAGTTATGGCGATTATTTGGTTGTTCCTCGTGGAATGATTTACCAAATGGAGTTTGAAACGGAAAAAAATAGGTTATTTATCGTCGAATCTTTTTCACCGATTTACACACCCAAAAATTACCGCAACAAATTTGGACAGTTATTGGAACACTCTCCGTTTTGTGAAAGAGACTTTAGAGGACCTTCTGAATTGGAGACACACGATGAATTGGGAACTTTCACTATTCTAATTAAAAAGGAAAACATGTTGCATGAATTGCAGTATGCTTCACATCCATTTGATGTTGTGGGCTGGGATGGATACAATTTTCCGTATGCCTTTTCAATTCATGATTTTGAGCCGATCACTGGTCGTGTACACCAACCGCCGCCAGTACACCAAACGTTCGAAGCGCACAATTTTGTAATCTGTTCATTTGTACCAAGAATGTATGATTACCATCCGCTTTCTATTCCGGCACCTTATAATCACAGTAATATTGACTCGGATGAGTTATTGTACTATGTAGATGGTGACTTTATGAGTAGAAATCATGTGGAGAGAGGATATATTTCCTTGCATCCAGGTGGAATACCTCATGGACCGCATCCAGGTGCGTATGAAAGAAGTATTGGACAAAAAGAAACGGGTGAGTTAGCTGTAATGGTTGACACATTCAGACCGTTGAAATTAACACAAGCTGCGATTGATATGGAAGATGATTCCTATGCAATGAGTTGGCTGGATAAGTAATATTGTTTCCCCCTTTGAAGGGGGACTAAGGGGGATGGCAGCCACCCCTCTTAATCTCTCCTCAAGGGGAGAGGCTAAGAATATATAAAAATTGATAATTAAAGAAACATGAGTAACGAGATTAAAAACGTAGAATACGGTTTAGAGAAAATTTTTGAAGGCGCACAAGACTTTTTGCCTTTGTTGGGAACAGATTACGTAGAATTCTATGTAGGAAATGCGAAACAAGCTGCGCACTATTATAAGACAGCATTTGGGTTTCAGGATTTAGCTTACGCTGGTTTAGAAACAGGTGTGAAAGATCGTGCATCGTACGTACTGAAGCAAGACAAAATCAGAATTGTATTAACAACGGCATTGAATAGTGATTCACCAATTGGTGAGCACGTAAAAAAGCATGGTGACGGAGTAAAAGTAATTGCACTTTGGGTAGAGGATGCTAGAAAATCTTACGAAGAAACAACCACAAGAGGAGCGAAGTCATTTTTTGAACCAATGGTTGAATCGGATGAACATGGAGAAGTTGTTCGTTCCGGAATTTATGGAGCTTATGGTGAGACCGTTTTTGTATTCGTTGAACGCAAAAATTACAAAGGAATTTTTATGCCAGGTTATGTAGCACATCAATCAGCTTACAATCCGGCTCCAGTTGGGTTGAAGTTCATCGATCACATGGTAGGAAATGTGGATTGGAATAGAATGAATGATGCTGTAAAATGGTTCGAAGATATCATGGGATTTGTCAATTTCTTATCGTTTGATGATAAACAGATCACAACAGAATATTCAGCTTTGATGTCGAAAGTAATGTCGAACGGAAATGGCCGAATCAAGTTCCCGATCAACGAACCTGCTGAAGGTAAAAAGCGTTCTCAAATCGAGGAGTACATTAATTTTTATGAAGGTGAAGGTGTTCAACATCTTGCCGTTGCAACAGACGACATCATCAAGACGGTTGCTGATATGAAATCACGAGGTGTTGAGTTCTTATCAACTCCTCCACAAGAATATTACGATGCAATTCCTGAGCGTTTGAAAGATCACATGTCTAAATTCAAAGAGGATATCAATGAATTGCAGAAATTGGGAATCATGATTGATGCGGATGAGGAAGGATATTTGTTGCAAATCTTTACCAAACCGATTGAAGACAGACCAACTTTATTCTTTGAAGTAATTCAGCGAATGGGTGCAAAAGGATTTGGAGCAGGAAACTTCAAAGCTTTGTTTGAGTCGATTGAAAGAGAACAAGAGAAGAGAGGAACTCTTTAAGAGACAATAAGACTTTAGATACAAGA from Fluviicola taffensis DSM 16823 carries:
- a CDS encoding homogentisate 1,2-dioxygenase, whose protein sequence is MPFYSSLGRIPPKRHTQFRKESGELYYEQLFGTEGFHGFSSLLYHVHRPTMVKSVKELKDLTPVPAVNKNITSRMLKGFNVTPKDDFLESREIVLFNNDLNIALAAPKKSMTTYFYKNADADEVIFIHEGTGTLRTMLGNIPFSYGDYLVVPRGMIYQMEFETEKNRLFIVESFSPIYTPKNYRNKFGQLLEHSPFCERDFRGPSELETHDELGTFTILIKKENMLHELQYASHPFDVVGWDGYNFPYAFSIHDFEPITGRVHQPPPVHQTFEAHNFVICSFVPRMYDYHPLSIPAPYNHSNIDSDELLYYVDGDFMSRNHVERGYISLHPGGIPHGPHPGAYERSIGQKETGELAVMVDTFRPLKLTQAAIDMEDDSYAMSWLDK
- a CDS encoding NAD-dependent epimerase/dehydratase family protein, giving the protein MKKILVLGSCGQIGTELVLTLREKFGSENVVAADLKDACPENLSNGPYIQLDALNKESVRSYIIDQKFSDVYLLAALLSATAEKNPDFAWKLNMESLFIILDLAKEGHISKIFWPSSIAVFGPTTPRIKTPQYTVMEPSTVYGISKQAGERWCEYYFNKFGVDVRSIRYPGLISYKSLPGGGTTDYAVDIYYKAKAGEHFTCFLKEDTALPMMFMDDAIRATIELMEAPKEQVKIRSSYNLSALSFTPKQIFETIKKIIPSFSIEYQPDFRQAIADSWPASIDDSYARENWGWKESYDLDKTTMEMLNNL
- a CDS encoding toxin-antitoxin system YwqK family antitoxin produces the protein MWKYKQVGLIVFFLLLFTVVEASPITDQDGKLNVTDANGKKQGKWIYYGKDRPDSGVPASGKVEEGKFIDDRKEGIWIKYHLDGTTPALKGTYEHHRPKGEYTRFWPNGQVKEKGSIDKAGYKDSLIRYYENGTVAFAGFYTATGKENGKISYYYPNGQLEKEYNSNNGVVTGKSTDYYENGDVKKITYFDGTGTVTNTVEKEPVHPMIKVKDPNDSKEKAPAIVGAPKTQGVKWAPNGYNKVYNSDGEISQDGEFKNGALWDGKVYVYDNDGILLKVKVYKNGVYHSDGQL
- the hppD gene encoding 4-hydroxyphenylpyruvate dioxygenase; translated protein: MSNEIKNVEYGLEKIFEGAQDFLPLLGTDYVEFYVGNAKQAAHYYKTAFGFQDLAYAGLETGVKDRASYVLKQDKIRIVLTTALNSDSPIGEHVKKHGDGVKVIALWVEDARKSYEETTTRGAKSFFEPMVESDEHGEVVRSGIYGAYGETVFVFVERKNYKGIFMPGYVAHQSAYNPAPVGLKFIDHMVGNVDWNRMNDAVKWFEDIMGFVNFLSFDDKQITTEYSALMSKVMSNGNGRIKFPINEPAEGKKRSQIEEYINFYEGEGVQHLAVATDDIIKTVADMKSRGVEFLSTPPQEYYDAIPERLKDHMSKFKEDINELQKLGIMIDADEEGYLLQIFTKPIEDRPTLFFEVIQRMGAKGFGAGNFKALFESIEREQEKRGTL